The genome window CTTCAACTTTTCgcgttacattattaaaatgtaattaatgataaagagaaaaagattactCCAAGATTTACCGcacaatatgtaatttattttgtttcattcCATTAGCGATTAAGAGTTTGGCacattaaaaacaaatgtactctatcgtattttttttattaacttaacAGATTCAACATATTGTGtattacgttttaaaaatgtacacTTACTagttataagtatatattatatgtacaaggtaataatgcaaatttatatgcaatagGTTTATGTTCCCAACTCTCTggttatttaaacaaataaattttcaaaaataaacgTATCTAAGCAATACTTTTTTCTAATACTATGATACTGTTCGAGTATatatgaatgaaaatttttaacaaaatttataaaaagaaatcactAACTTTTATATGAttctttacaattattttctttatggaaattatttaatgaataatgaaaacatatatatatatatatatatatatattcgatgaTTTAAAAGACGGTATAAACAATATGAATAATGTTAAtgagacaaatattttaatttaatgcatcGGTAAAATGCGAATCGGATATCGCGGCATTTTTATCGCATGTGAAAGAAACCGTCAAAGCGTAACGAGTACCAGATTTTACTTTCTCAACTCGATGTAAATTTTCACTTCCTGAAGTAAAAATCGAGACTCTGcctgtaaaaatattgttaaattattttatctttatgtatagaaaagatttttatttaattacagcaAGTATTACCTTTTCTTGGTTCTATCGTTGTATTGACATTGTTCTTGTCAATGAATATAAATCTACCaccttcaaaatttttttcgtaatcatTTAAATACAGCAGCGATGTATAATGAAACGATTTGTATGTCTCCTAAAGttttacatttcaatttaattttgacttCATTAatcatttcttaaatattatataaaacatgcttggcaaaataatataaagaataaagaataaataatttttatatttgtgaaattgtattaaaagtattatataatataattttgaatcaaaCCTTATCGACATGTGGATGCCAGTATTCGTCATGTGTAGTTCTAGCAGGTTTATTAGTTATCCGTGAAAAAAACGTAGGTTTAGTTAAATAGATCTTATCTATATCTACTCCAAAATTGTGTGCCACTGCATGTtgtattttcgttttcactactctaaattaaaaatgtaatatccaattattttaattatacaatttcccacttaaatatcaaatatatatgataatacatgtttaaatactaatttatatgtatgtgtgataattcttttaattaaatgtgtttattttaaaacctaGATCTGAAATagaagtaatttattatatagtacactattttatatatatatatatatatatatatctatctaatatttaaattattataatattctgaattatctattgtaatatttaaatttaagcaaTCGATTGTCATGTCACTAACTTTTACTATGTTAATTTTAGAAtgcaaatattgattttttaatctttaattcttataatattcatGTAGAATTAAGAACCATACCTATAAATTGCTAAAtccatattattaaataacttttttgctGCCGGCAGTTTGTAGATATTGATAAAGCCCTGCCCCTTACTGAGAGCACCAGAATGAAGATCCAGAATACTTGCGCCGCCATCGGATCCAGCCAAATCTAATCCACCTTTTGCTAGTTTCAGTAAAACATCTACCTCTGTTGTTGAGACAAGTTTATCGGTAACGACTCTGCCACATTTCTCTGGTATACAGCCAGGGAATTTTTCTAACTCGTCTCTATAATCCACAGAGCAGTCAACATTCTGTGTACGACTTACCAGCACATCTTTCTGCTTGGCTAAAGATACTTCCTTGGCCTGCCTGCTATTATACCAAACTATTAAGAGTACTCCGAGTATCAGAATGCATCTGGACCATACTCTTTGATATGGAAAAGATAAAACAGGTCCATATTTCCTGTCAAATTAAAAGCAAAGAgtgtatattcttttaaaatttattcttataaattaaataattatttaataataataaaggtaAGTTTATCGAAATAGCAATGagctttcttttctttgtatatttgaatattatgtatctgatcattatgtataaatatttatgctgaaatctatatataaaggaCCGATGTGAATAttcttctaaatatttaattaaatttcttctaaataatttacaatataataaatgagatttatacatatacttacaATTTAACAGGCTCGGTCGGCTTTTCTGCCTTGCTATCTTcctgaattaaattttccttcTGCGTGCTTTTTTTCTTCGCTTTCTTTACTTCTTGTGTCATTGctattgtttatttactttatttcttGATCTTGTATTTAACCTAATTATACACACATGTCAAATCATAGACCATATGCTCTATATGTCAAACATAGATGTCAGATAGGAACAAATATAGACGCGACTCGTTCGAGTCGAATATGTCTAGTGAATTTCGGTTAGAGGAAATATGGGGGATTTAATGAACAATTTAAGATAGGGAATTTCGATTCGAACTAGTGGAAAAAAGATCTGGCAATCTTGGATGCAGTGCGTACTCCGTACTCGTTTATCATTATTCGTGGATAATAATTCACGTATCATGCCATGTTTTTCttgttgttattaataatataaacatgctATCCTTTTTTCGAAAGCTATCAATTGGCGGAAAAATAAAGGATGGTATACTGCCAGAGAGAATCATGGGAACCGCAGAGGATCTCTTGACAGCGAAGAATCAGAGCGATCTGACATTAATGACGGATACCGAGTTAAAAGAATCCGTTTACGGCAAGTTGTTGCGCTCTATTTGCGTGTTGTATCATTCGACCTTTCGGAGTATATTGTCAGAAAGATGGTGCGACATTGCAAAtgacttgatttttttttttttttacactttattaaaatagaattcgagtattgtttgaaaaatatttttagaaaaaatatacaatattattagaattgcGTACTGCAAAGATTCGCtcttaacaatttaattcttcccttttttttttcagatttgcTAAGGACAATTAAAGATCCGGAGAAACCGCAAACCTTGGAGCAACTGGATGTTGTCTATGAAGATTGCATAACTATTTGTCACAGCACACCTGGAGGAGTCTCTGTAATTCGTGTGGAGTTTAATCCCACAGTACCTTACTGTTCGTTGGCAACTCTCATAGGATTGTGCATTCGTATTAAATTGGAACGTCATTTGGTAGCATCGTTTAAATTAGATATCTATATCAAGGAGGGTGCACATTCAACCGAACAAGAAAGTACATACttgcattatatatcatttctaCAGAATGACAACATGTATACATTTCTCTTTAACATTGTGTGcattaaattacagttaacaaacaaataaatgacAAAGAACGTATAGCAGCTGCAATGGAAAATCCAACCTTACGCGATACAGTGGAGAAATGCATAGTGGAGGATGATTATTAGCATCTTATGTGACATATGCTGTTGGATTTTGTTTGGAGTACAGTTTTAATCtgcattatgtaaataaataatatattttatatattgttaattatacatcatatatatatataatgtataattaacaaGCCCAActcatacataattataacagAACATTTTTCCAATGAAAAAAACTCTATatgttgtaaattaaatttgttcttAATGATATTGTAAACTGGTGCATCTCTGATAAAAAGTGTAAatgttattgataaaaaaattaagacaaTTCAAGAGTACCTATAGAATTTAATGCTATTTGTAgatgtaatgaaaattatctttttaatctgAATTAGAATAgacaaaatagaataaaaaaatctttataaatcaGCATGCTGATCAAGTTTCAATTTGTTTACAATTTCAAATAGTCTTACTTATTTCATATCattgtaatttgtaaaatttcttcttaactgttattataattaacgtacttataatcgaatttttataattttgatttatttgtatataattcgaataatctaagaaatatttttttattgtatcaatATGTATAAGGCCCGAGAAACGCAATTTCAGtagcataatttttaaaaacgtcaattttcCACGAAGTACTTTTAATCCATCCTAACgcttctaaaaaaatgtatcggaaaaaaaatacttctAGGAGTGCATCACGTATGATGCACGGGTGTCTCGCGTGATTTGCACGCAACATACGTCAATACAATCTATGGGACAgtaaaataattgagaaattgGGTGACGCACGACACATTCGCAATTTATGACGGCGATCAAAACTGCCGCGTGCGGGCGTCAGAGCGTTTCTATCCATTTCTGCCGCTTCTCTTGTGACTATATATCGGATCACATTCGCGTCGCGTGGCGTCAGCCGTCAGTCGAGTCCAGTTTCGATCTCGGGTAGCTTCGAGCTGCGGGATCGGACAGCGCGTCGCGGgtgtatttttttcctcttatattatttttctttggatATCGCGTTAAACTCTCGCGAAAAAATCATCGGttgctttttttttgaatataagtAATTCATTTAGAGAATCGCGCACATTCGAGgtgcaaattaaaaagaaattgtaagtgttataagttattaacagaaataaacaatgaata of Anoplolepis gracilipes chromosome 8, ASM4749672v1, whole genome shotgun sequence contains these proteins:
- the LOC140668862 gene encoding 2-oxoglutarate and iron-dependent oxygenase domain-containing protein 3, whose protein sequence is MTQEVKKAKKKSTQKENLIQEDSKAEKPTEPVKLKYGPVLSFPYQRVWSRCILILGVLLIVWYNSRQAKEVSLAKQKDVLVSRTQNVDCSVDYRDELEKFPGCIPEKCGRVVTDKLVSTTEVDVLLKLAKGGLDLAGSDGGASILDLHSGALSKGQGFINIYKLPAAKKLFNNMDLAIYRVVKTKIQHAVAHNFGVDIDKIYLTKPTFFSRITNKPARTTHDEYWHPHVDKETYKSFHYTSLLYLNDYEKNFEGGRFIFIDKNNVNTTIEPRKGRVSIFTSGSENLHRVEKVKSGTRYALTVSFTCDKNAAISDSHFTDALN